The following proteins are encoded in a genomic region of Brachypodium distachyon strain Bd21 chromosome 1, Brachypodium_distachyon_v3.0, whole genome shotgun sequence:
- the LOC100837534 gene encoding alpha-amylase/trypsin inhibitor has translation MASLSTTSIMLPVLLVLLLAAAAADAATFTITNKCQFTVWAAAVPSGGGRKLDAGQTWTVNMPAGTTGGRVWARTGCSFDGSGRGRCQTGDCGGVLHCTGYGQAPNTLAEFGLNKFNNLDFFDISLIDGFNVPMSFLPAGSGAGCPKGGPRCPRAVTPQCPRELRAAGGCNNACTVFREDRYCCTGSAANNCGPTNYSRFFKAQCQDAYSYPKDDPTSTFTCPGGTNYQVIFCP, from the coding sequence ATGGCATCACTCTCCACCACTTCCATCATGCTCCCagtcctcctcgtcctcctcctcgccgctgccgccgccgacgccgctaCCTTCACCATCACCAACAAGTGCCAATTCACCGTGTGGGCGGCGGCCGTGCcatccggcggcggcaggaagcTCGACGCGGGGCAGACATGGACCGTCAACATGCCGGCGGGGACGACGGGCGGGCGCGTGTGGGCGCGCACGGGCTGCAGCTtcgacggcagcggcaggggCCGGTGCCAGACGGGGGACTGCGGCGGCGTGCTGCACTGCACGGGGTACGGGCAGGCGCCCAACACGCTGGCCGAGTTCGGGCTCAACAAGTTCAACAACCTCGACTTCTTCGACATCTCCCTCATCGACGGCTTCAACGTGCCCATGTccttcctccctgccggcagcggcgccgggtGCCCCAAGGGCGGGCCGCGGTGCCCCAGGGCCGTCACGCCGCAGTGCCCCCGGGAGCTGCGGGCGGCCGGGGGCTGCAACAACGCGTGCACGGTGTTCAGGGAGGACAGGTACTGCTGCACGGGGTCGGCGGCCAACAACTGCGGGCCGACCAACTACTCGCGCTTCTTCAAGGCGCAGTGCCAGGACGCCTACAGCTACCCCAAGGATGACCCGACCAGCACCTTCACTTGCCCCGGCGGCACCAATTACCAGGTCATCTTCTGCCCATGA
- the LOC100840973 gene encoding uncharacterized protein LOC100840973 translates to MPSLLKDRTSGRFGRLIAGLRPGRAGPLPVQTGFPTSLADLFVKNHGRLKKPSSYASAASKRKKRGGSVSPLPSSPSPSPPTPSPPIPSAAVPPSTQQTPAVPRVEYVCHTRGDGAFGLGLGFLALAGVVSLALLVIWSRTVVAAVTIAAFSLFLLESVRSSSTRRRARPPAATHELDLDGRGYVSPIREVEAAAEEPEPPRRSCSDSDVGTDIPILAVEESSDAGGRDSCDWKPKPKQRSWKRLIPRKLQKGRKSKDAESSGSFRSDSTETEAMVLGGNAKATDSRRGGRSSQADAEADGVTKSSRSSGRLVALDADARYSGGQIEAVDASADLTGVEDVVIGIRFPFVFVVVIVLLGLVGGRLPAVALTVLCSASVSWMQRLTRDGVNLNSEVR, encoded by the coding sequence atgcccaGCCTGCTGAAGGACCGCACATCCGGCCGCTTCGGCCGCCTAATCGCCGGGCTCCGCCCCGGCCGCGCCGGCCCCTTGCCCGTACAGACCGGCTTCCCTACCTCCCTCGCCGACCTCTTCGTCAAGAACCATGGCCGCCTCAAGAAGCCCTCCTCGTACGCGTCCGCCGCCTCCAAGCGCAAGAagcgcggcggcagcgtctcCCCCTtgccttcttccccttcgccttctcccCCGACGCCTTCCCCTCCAATTCCATCGGCCGCTGTCCCGCCGTCAACCCAGCAAACACCCGCCGTTCCGCGGGTCGAATACGTCTGCCATACCAGAGGAGACGGCGCCTTCGGCCTCGGCCTGGGGTTTCTCGCGCTTGCCGGCGTGGTGTCGCTCGCCCTCCTGGTGATCTGGAGCAGGACGGTGGTTGCGGCCGTCACCATCGCCGcgttctctcttttcttgctGGAATCCGTCAGGTCATCCTCGACTCGTCGGAGGGCCCGGCCTCCGGCGGCGACCCACGAGCTGGATTTGGACGGCCGTGGCTATGTCTCGCCGATCCGGGAGGTGGAggctgcggcggaggagccagAACCGCCGAGGCGGAGCTGCTCTGATTCCGACGTGGGAACCGATATCCCCATCCTTGCCGTCGAAGAGAGCAGCGATGCGGGGGGCCGCGATTCATGCGATTGgaagccgaagccgaagcAGAGATCCTGGAAGAGGCTAATTCCGCGAAAGCTGCAGAAAGGCAGGAAGTCCAAGGACGCGGAATCGTCAGGTTCTTTCCGCAGTGACAGCACCGAAACGGAAGCCATGGTACTTGGCGGCAATGCCAAGGCGACGGATTCTCGCCGTGGCGGACGCAGCAGCCAAGCGGATGCCGAGGCGGACGGCGTTACCAAATCGTCGCGTTCTTCGGGCCGTCTTGTCGCCCTGGACGCCGATGCGCGCTACAGCGGCGGGCAGATAGAAGCCGTCGATGCGTCAGCGGACCTCACCGGGGTTGAAGACGTAGTTATCGGAATCCGATTTCCTTTTGTattcgtcgtcgtcatcgtccttCTAGGCCTGGTCGGCGGGAGGCTCCCGGCTGTCGCGCTCACCGTGCTTTGCTCCGCGTCCGTTAGCTGGATGCAGAGATTGACACGGGATGGTGTCaatctgaactctgaagtgAGGTGA
- the LOC100842099 gene encoding tubulin beta-3 chain — MREILHIQGGQCGNQIGAKFWEVICGEHGIDATGQYTGTAPQQLERMDVYYNEAGGGRYVPRAVLMDLEPGTMDSLRSGPIGGIFRPDNFVYGQSGAGNNWAKGHYTEGAELIDSVLDVVRKEAENSDCLQGFQVCHSLGGGTGSGMGTLLISKIREEYPDRMMLTFSVFPSPKVSDTVVEPYNATLSVHQLVENADECMVLDNEALYDICFRTLKLTNPSFGDLNHLISATMSGVTCCLRFPGQLNSDLRKLAVNLIPFPRLHFFMVGFAPLTSRGSQQYRALTVPELTQQMWDAKNMMCAADPRHGRYLTASAMFRGKMSTKEVDEQMMNVQNKNSSYFVEWIPNNVKSSVCDIPPVGLAMASTFVGNSTSIQEMFRRVSEQFTAMFRRKAFLHWYTSEGMDEMEFTEAESNMNDLVAEYQQYQDATAEEYDEEEPAGDDDHA; from the exons ATGAGGGAGATCCTGCACATCCAGGGCGGCCAATGCGGCAACCAGATCGGCGCCAAGTTCTGGGAGGTGATCTGCGGCGAGCACGGCATCGACGCCACGGGCCAGTACACGGGCACGGCGCCGCAGCAGCTCGAGCGCATGGACGTCTACTACaacgaggccggcggcggccgctacGTGCCCCGCGCCGTCCTCATGGACCTCGAGCCGGGCACCATGGACTCGCTCCGCTCCGGCCCCATCGGCGGCATCTTCCGCCCCGACAACTTCGTCTACGGCCAGTCCGGCGCCGGGAACAACTGGGCCAAGGGACACTACACCGAGGGCGCCGAGCTCATCGACTCCGTCCTCGACGTCGTGCGCAAGGAGGCCGAGAACTCCGACTGCCTCCAAG GGTTCCAAGTATGCCACTCTCTGGGCGGGGGCACGGGTTCCGGCATGGGCACGCTGCTCATCTCCAAGATCCGTGAGGAGTACCCGGACCGCATGATGCTCACCTTCTCCGTGTTCCCGTCCCCCAAGGTCTCCGACACGGTGGTGGAGCCCTACAACGCGACGCTGTCCGTGCACCAGCTCGTCGAGAACGCCGACGAGTGCATGGTCCTCGACAACGAGGCCCTCTACGACATCTGCTTCCGCACCCTCAAGCTCACCAACCCTTCCT TCGGTGACCTGAACCACCTGATATCGGCGACGATGAGCGGGGTGACGTGCTGCCTGCGGTTCCCGGGGCAGCTCAACTCGGACCTCCGGAAGCTGGCGGTGAACCTGATCCCGTTCCCGCGGCTGCACTTCTTCATGGTCGGCTTCGCGCCGCTCACGTCCCGCGGCTCCCAGCAGTACCGGGCGCTGACGGTCCCGGAGCTGACGCAGCAGATGTGGGACGCCAAGAACATGATGTGCGCGGCGGACCCGCGGCACGGCCGGTACCTGACGGCGTCGGCCATGTTCCGGGGCAAGATGAGCACCAAGGAGGTGGACGAGCAGATGATGAACGTGCAGAACAAGAACTCCTCCTACTTCGTCGAGTGGATCCCCAACAACGTCAAGTCCAGCGTCTGCGACATCCCGCCCGTCGGGCTCGCCATGGCATCCACATTCGTCGGCAACTCAACGTCCATCCAGGAGATGTTCCGCAGGGTCAGCGAGCAGTTCACCGCCATGTTCCGGCGCAAGGCTTTCCTCCACTGGTACACCAGCGAGGGCATGGACGAGATGGAGTTCACCGAGGCCGAGAGCAACATGAACGACCTCGTCGCTGAGTACCAGCAGTACCAGGACGCCACCGCCGAGGAgtacgacgaggaggagcccgccggcgacgacgaccacGCCTGA